The Gammaproteobacteria bacterium genome contains a region encoding:
- a CDS encoding D-2-hydroxyacid dehydrogenase: protein MGTDKLRVHVKNNHASPKTFPPTKEGEVVFTITEERFQAACDKYPDIARQIEVFIDWDLDRFSESMQTAGVLVAWDLPTEDLARVAPNLQWIHIIGAGVEHLWPMDWLPDDVTMVNNRGTHAAKGGEFGLMSILMLHSRLPAIIGNQKTATWSSLFSGSVSGKTVVVIGVGHIGTSVARRCKALGLNVIGISRHGRPVSGVDGVLTPKNLDSVLPAADFVVLAVPLTTETRNLFDLRRQALTKPGAGIVNIGRAATMDYQALVGNLQSGHFSGAILDVFDEEPLPEGCSLWHTPNLIVTPHISADDGNTYVEMTLDLVFGNLERHLRGEPLNNVVDPELGY from the coding sequence ATGGGTACCGACAAACTGCGTGTGCATGTTAAGAATAATCACGCATCACCGAAAACCTTCCCACCTACGAAAGAGGGTGAGGTGGTTTTCACAATCACCGAGGAACGGTTTCAGGCAGCCTGCGATAAGTACCCTGATATAGCCAGACAGATTGAGGTGTTTATCGACTGGGACCTGGATCGGTTTTCGGAGTCAATGCAGACGGCCGGTGTTCTCGTGGCCTGGGATCTGCCGACCGAGGACCTGGCCAGGGTTGCGCCCAATCTCCAGTGGATTCATATCATTGGTGCCGGTGTTGAACATCTTTGGCCGATGGACTGGCTTCCCGATGACGTTACGATGGTCAATAACCGAGGTACTCATGCAGCAAAAGGGGGTGAATTCGGCCTGATGTCGATACTGATGCTGCACAGTCGGTTGCCTGCAATCATCGGCAATCAGAAAACCGCGACTTGGAGTTCGCTATTTTCGGGGTCGGTTTCCGGTAAGACCGTGGTCGTGATTGGGGTTGGACACATTGGCACTTCCGTTGCACGCCGCTGCAAAGCACTTGGATTGAACGTCATCGGTATCAGTCGCCACGGTCGGCCTGTGTCGGGAGTTGACGGTGTGCTCACCCCTAAAAATCTGGATTCCGTATTGCCCGCTGCAGATTTTGTGGTGCTGGCGGTACCCCTCACCACCGAAACCCGAAATCTCTTCGACCTTCGACGGCAGGCACTGACTAAACCAGGGGCCGGTATAGTCAACATCGGCCGAGCGGCGACCATGGATTATCAGGCGCTGGTCGGCAATCTCCAGTCAGGACACTTTTCCGGCGCAATCCTCGACGTGTTTGATGAAGAGCCCCTACCTGAGGGTTGTAGTCTGTGGCATACGCCGAATCTTATCGTGACCCCTCATATTTCAGCCGATGATGGAAACACGTACGTCGAAATGACACTGGATCTGGTGTTTGGCAACCTGGAAAGGCATCTACGCGGAGAACCGCTCAATAATGTAGTTGATCCAGAACTGGGTTACTGA
- a CDS encoding aromatic ring-hydroxylating dioxygenase subunit alpha, protein MLGDGHHRKSGDYRGYDLRLSTEIDDELVRVGRGTPCGEYLRRFWHPFFLSSELEDRPVVVRILGEELVLFRDRSGRLGLVHKRCPHRQASLEFGRCEDKGIRCCYHGWQFDVDGSLLDAPGQSPALNRRLQDRIRLGAYPTVEHQGLIFTYLGPPAQQPEFPIFDAMTFGEMERVPYAAPFRCNWLQVLDAILDPLHTSFLHSSIGRVQFSEGFGEVGQTDFFDHGAWLLGVNTRRVCDNVWLRVNELVLPNFTQAGSAFAADGTQVRYYGRSSFTRWVVPLDDQNTTCFAWANFGSRGDPAEWNTPEGPELIEQGEVFERSYEDKQRSPADVEAVEGMGPITIHANENLVVSDKGIALMRKRLRDEIKKISEGGRLLRAQKNSDGVVPTYGGDTVLRMPGQNSGDEDILFSRLAHAFMAIQFDTSDKSDLDRQAEVIEKFQRLEQTGLGGFVAEQ, encoded by the coding sequence ATGTTAGGAGATGGTCATCATCGAAAGTCCGGGGATTACCGGGGTTATGATCTTCGGCTGTCGACTGAAATTGACGACGAGCTGGTCCGTGTAGGGCGCGGTACACCCTGCGGCGAATACCTGCGTCGGTTCTGGCATCCGTTTTTTCTATCTTCCGAACTCGAAGATCGACCTGTGGTCGTCAGGATACTGGGCGAAGAGCTGGTGCTGTTCAGAGACCGATCAGGTCGTCTAGGGCTGGTCCACAAGCGCTGCCCACACCGCCAAGCATCCCTTGAGTTTGGGCGCTGTGAGGACAAAGGCATACGATGCTGTTATCACGGCTGGCAATTCGATGTGGATGGCAGTCTTCTGGATGCCCCCGGGCAGTCGCCAGCGCTTAACCGCCGTCTGCAGGACCGGATACGACTGGGCGCCTATCCGACGGTCGAACATCAAGGCCTGATTTTTACTTATCTCGGACCTCCGGCTCAGCAGCCAGAATTCCCTATCTTTGACGCCATGACATTCGGAGAGATGGAGCGTGTACCCTATGCAGCGCCCTTTCGTTGCAACTGGCTTCAAGTCCTCGATGCAATCCTAGATCCTCTGCACACGAGTTTTTTGCATTCCTCTATTGGCCGTGTCCAGTTCTCAGAGGGTTTCGGCGAAGTGGGTCAAACGGACTTCTTTGATCACGGTGCATGGCTGTTGGGTGTAAATACCCGGCGAGTGTGCGACAACGTTTGGCTGCGGGTCAATGAACTGGTATTGCCCAACTTCACACAGGCTGGCAGTGCGTTTGCGGCAGACGGTACACAAGTCCGTTACTATGGCCGCAGTTCGTTTACACGCTGGGTTGTCCCTCTGGATGACCAAAATACCACCTGTTTCGCTTGGGCAAATTTCGGCAGTCGCGGCGATCCGGCAGAGTGGAACACGCCGGAAGGGCCGGAGCTTATCGAGCAGGGGGAGGTGTTTGAGCGTTCTTATGAAGACAAACAGAGATCTCCGGCCGATGTTGAGGCAGTGGAAGGGATGGGTCCGATCACAATCCATGCCAATGAAAATCTCGTAGTCAGTGACAAGGGTATCGCTCTAATGCGCAAGCGACTTCGGGATGAAATTAAAAAGATCAGTGAAGGAGGGCGGCTGCTAAGAGCACAAAAAAACTCGGACGGTGTCGTGCCCACTTATGGCGGTGATACGGTGTTGAGGATGCCTGGCCAGAATTCTGGCGATGAGGATATACTTTTCAGTCGCCTGGCACACGCATTTATGGCAATTCAGTTCGATACTTCCGATAAATCTGATCTCGATCGACAGGCTGAGGTTATCGAGAAATTCCAGAGGCTGGAACAGACAGGGCTTGGCGGGTTTGTCGCTGAGCAGTGA